The Coleofasciculaceae cyanobacterium genomic interval AACCAGCAATACAAACGCCAGGAGGAAGAAAGCCGTCGGGAATGTGCATTAGTGAAAATTAATCTAGTTTAGAAGACTTGGAGCGCGAAAAAAACAAAGCTGTTCCTACAAAACCCCAGATACCAGCCAGCGCCATAACTGCCTTTTGCGCCGAAGTATAACCACTACCACCAGATGACAACTGAGTATCCGCAACATTTTCTCGCTCGCCTGTAATGGGAATACTAGTGATATCACCATGTCCAGACTGACGCACTTTGACATCCCAATCGCCAACATTTTCGGCACTCGTCTGAGGAACAAAGGTAAAATTACCAGATTCATCGGTTGTGCCTTTAAGCCAGGGGTTAGCGCGATCGCTTGGAGCGTAGACTACTACCTGAGCGTTTGCCATCGGCTTTCCATCATCATATTTTGCCTGGATGGTAATCGCCGATGTTTGACGATACTCAATATTTGCACCATGAGCTAAAGTTTTTTCGGGTACTGCTATTAGTGCAAGTAAAGTTAATAAAAAGTAAAACCGCGTCATAAATCACTGTAGAGCTACTAATTAAGGAAATTGTAAAATTTTTCAGCAAAACAAAGTCATTTTTTGCTGTTTTTTTCAAGATTTGGCAATTTTAGGCATAGAATGACAAACTATTATTTAGTTTTCTTGCTTATTGTGAATTTGTCACTACACAGTGTCCTTCCCCGACATGACCTAAGCCCGCGATCGCCTCGGTCAAAGTTTGATAATCTGGCTTAGATAGTTGACTAGCCAAATCTGCCTCATCGAGCTGTACCGTTCCATTGCTAGCCAAATCAGCTAAAGGCTGAAATCCTAAAGCGCCTTGATTCAAAGC includes:
- a CDS encoding carboxypeptidase regulatory-like domain-containing protein; translated protein: MTRFYFLLTLLALIAVPEKTLAHGANIEYRQTSAITIQAKYDDGKPMANAQVVVYAPSDRANPWLKGTTDESGNFTFVPQTSAENVGDWDVKVRQSGHGDITSIPITGERENVADTQLSSGGSGYTSAQKAVMALAGIWGFVGTALFFSRSKSSKLD